In a single window of the Bacillus clarus genome:
- a CDS encoding flagellar hook assembly protein FlgD — protein sequence MPTVGLNTTSTNHIPLQAGAQKNNVPVNGVQSPVQRTNGVLASTQKTPGVMGKDDFLKLFLASFQHQDPFNAMDMNQMMNQTAQLSLMEQVQNMTKAVDSLRTTMYSTALDGGMKFLGKYVRGVDGEGNKATGQVETVRLAENNDVQLVIGNKVVSLRFVERVSDKPIGETNPEDAKKDDKKVTEEVKTTNS from the coding sequence GTGCCAACAGTTGGATTAAATACAACGAGTACAAATCATATTCCATTGCAGGCGGGGGCGCAAAAAAATAACGTACCTGTTAACGGCGTACAATCGCCAGTTCAACGAACAAACGGAGTGTTAGCAAGTACTCAAAAAACTCCTGGTGTGATGGGGAAAGATGATTTTTTAAAATTGTTTTTAGCGAGCTTCCAGCATCAAGATCCGTTCAATGCGATGGACATGAATCAAATGATGAATCAGACAGCACAGTTATCTCTTATGGAACAAGTCCAAAATATGACAAAAGCAGTTGACTCTTTAAGAACGACGATGTATTCGACAGCGCTTGATGGCGGAATGAAGTTTTTAGGGAAGTATGTAAGAGGTGTTGACGGTGAGGGGAACAAAGCAACAGGTCAAGTAGAGACGGTTCGCCTTGCAGAAAATAACGATGTGCAGCTCGTTATTGGTAATAAAGTTGTGTCCCTTCGTTTCGTTGAAAGAGTATCTGATAAACCGATTGGGGAAACAAATCCAGAAGATGCAAAGAAAGATGATAAGAAAGTAACAGAAGAAGTAAAAACTACAAATTCATAA
- a CDS encoding flagellar hook protein FlgE, producing MIKALYTSITGMNATQNALSVTSNNIANAQTVGYKKQKAMFDDLLYNNSIGSKGDDKYAGTNPKSIGNGVKMSGTVTDYSDGTITLTGGKTQAAMEGNGFFVVGDSKGGNMEFTRKGTFGISSDYYITNTEGQYVFAYPANEATGEVDLSGIPGPLQIPMGTAIGGIRTSKGTIKGNIPTGEKQITQDLPVYDNAGNTWTMRVEFKQTSEHNYTYKVQVRNDSKKETEFKDVQGAGGNMTFDAVGNPTPPQQGASIQFDGGRVNLDFSSLTNHPTDKTLSVTDVDGRAAATVKDYFMADGGYVMVKYSDGSMKSAGQLAVGMFPNEGGLMKTGNGNYTATNTTGILALGVSGQNGAGKVRGGAQEGANVDLSVEFVDLMLYQRGFQGNAKVIKVSDEVLNEVVNLIR from the coding sequence ATGATTAAAGCGTTATATACAAGTATCACAGGAATGAATGCAACACAAAATGCATTAAGTGTAACTTCAAATAATATCGCCAATGCTCAAACAGTTGGTTATAAAAAACAAAAAGCAATGTTTGATGATTTGCTATACAACAATTCAATTGGCTCAAAAGGTGATGATAAATACGCAGGGACGAATCCGAAAAGTATCGGAAACGGTGTGAAAATGAGCGGGACGGTTACGGATTATAGCGATGGTACAATTACGTTAACAGGTGGTAAAACGCAAGCTGCAATGGAAGGTAACGGTTTCTTCGTAGTAGGTGATTCAAAAGGCGGAAACATGGAGTTTACGCGTAAAGGTACGTTTGGAATATCTTCAGATTACTATATTACGAACACAGAAGGTCAATACGTATTCGCATATCCTGCAAACGAAGCAACTGGTGAAGTGGATTTATCTGGTATTCCAGGACCATTGCAGATTCCAATGGGGACGGCAATTGGTGGTATTCGAACATCGAAAGGGACAATTAAAGGGAATATTCCAACTGGTGAAAAACAAATTACGCAAGACTTACCTGTATATGATAATGCGGGTAATACGTGGACAATGCGTGTAGAATTTAAACAAACGAGCGAACATAATTATACATATAAAGTACAGGTGCGTAATGATTCGAAAAAAGAAACAGAGTTTAAGGATGTTCAAGGTGCAGGTGGTAATATGACATTTGATGCAGTAGGGAATCCAACTCCACCACAACAAGGAGCCTCTATTCAGTTTGATGGGGGCAGAGTAAATTTAGATTTTAGTAGTTTAACGAACCATCCGACAGATAAAACATTATCAGTAACAGACGTAGATGGCCGAGCGGCAGCAACTGTTAAAGATTACTTCATGGCTGATGGTGGATATGTAATGGTAAAATATTCGGATGGAAGTATGAAGTCTGCTGGTCAATTGGCTGTTGGAATGTTCCCAAATGAGGGCGGCTTAATGAAAACAGGAAATGGTAACTATACAGCGACGAATACAACTGGTATTTTAGCGTTAGGTGTATCTGGTCAAAATGGCGCTGGGAAAGTACGCGGTGGTGCACAAGAAGGTGCGAACGTAGATTTATCTGTAGAATTCGTTGATTTAATGTTATACCAACGTGGATTCCAAGGAAATGCGAAAGTAATTAAAGTTTCAGATGAAGTATTAAATGAAGTTGTGAACTTAATTCGATAA
- a CDS encoding DUF3964 family protein: protein MTRQERILQFPFFGNKRELAEQVLKIEREEHVYLPDQFEIKQVPPYSFGEKQAAIGRIHEFYFVSVGSDDVWKYQVFKDETKCREFFIMVPNITDQQLAFWFNNIELLRAG, encoded by the coding sequence ATGACAAGACAAGAGCGAATTTTACAATTTCCTTTTTTCGGAAATAAACGTGAACTTGCCGAGCAAGTGTTAAAAATAGAACGAGAAGAGCATGTATATTTACCGGATCAATTCGAAATTAAGCAAGTACCTCCATATTCATTTGGTGAAAAACAAGCTGCTATTGGCCGCATTCATGAGTTTTATTTTGTGAGTGTTGGCAGTGATGATGTTTGGAAGTATCAAGTGTTTAAGGATGAGACGAAATGCCGTGAGTTTTTCATTATGGTACCCAATATTACGGATCAGCAGCTTGCTTTTTGGTTCAATAACATAGAGTTGTTGAGAGCGGGTTGA
- a CDS encoding chemotaxis protein, with protein MSQSQSILLESGTNELEIVTYTVGENLFSINVMKVREIINPFLVTTVPESHHAVEGVVQVRGEILPVINLATALNLKSLKPLNQTKFIISELNQMKVIFRVDEVHRIQRISWEQIDEPASLSMGLEETTSGIVKLDGKIILLLDYEKIVFEISNFGYEIQKLSRLEQKTDRAGKNIYIAEDSAMLRQILEETLLTAGYTKIHFFSNGAEALARIEKLAKEQGENMFEHIHLLITDIEMPKMDGHHLTKVIKDNEIMNRLPVVIFSSLITNELYHKGEAVGANAQVSKPDIQELIGLVDKLIL; from the coding sequence ATGTCACAATCACAAAGCATCTTATTAGAAAGTGGAACAAACGAATTGGAAATTGTAACGTACACTGTTGGTGAAAACTTATTTAGTATTAACGTAATGAAAGTACGTGAAATCATTAATCCATTCCTTGTTACAACTGTGCCAGAATCTCATCATGCAGTCGAAGGTGTTGTTCAAGTGCGCGGTGAAATTTTACCGGTTATTAATTTAGCGACAGCACTTAATTTAAAATCATTAAAGCCACTTAATCAAACAAAATTTATTATTTCGGAATTAAATCAAATGAAAGTTATTTTTCGAGTTGATGAAGTGCATCGTATTCAGCGTATTTCTTGGGAGCAAATTGATGAACCAGCCTCATTATCTATGGGGTTAGAGGAAACAACATCTGGTATTGTAAAGCTAGATGGAAAAATTATTCTATTATTAGATTATGAAAAGATTGTTTTTGAAATTAGTAATTTTGGCTATGAAATACAAAAATTATCGAGATTAGAACAAAAAACAGATCGTGCGGGAAAAAATATTTATATCGCTGAAGATTCAGCAATGCTTCGCCAAATATTAGAAGAAACACTATTAACCGCTGGCTATACGAAAATCCATTTCTTTAGCAACGGTGCAGAGGCGTTAGCTCGAATTGAAAAATTGGCAAAAGAACAGGGTGAAAACATGTTTGAACATATTCACCTATTGATTACGGATATTGAAATGCCGAAAATGGACGGGCATCATTTAACGAAAGTGATTAAGGATAATGAAATAATGAATAGATTACCGGTTGTTATTTTCTCTTCTTTAATTACGAATGAACTATATCATAAGGGTGAAGCTGTAGGAGCAAATGCTCAAGTAAGTAAGCCTGATATTCAAGAATTGATCGGTCTTGTTGATAAGCTTATATTATAG
- a CDS encoding DNA-binding domain-containing protein, which yields MYHHTAINVLSLLKNMSDNKKNDMQLETEFQKIEKQFQIGYEELIDLYNRMVLFQIDIEKNGGMLAYEKSNITWLKSELELLYEVYQFCQRHGLNIANISKFVSKKELNIFQKTESQLQNTYYKLKKQELPFENIEKQKPGRKRKYMPVNELTPLVKQETKPNIQQEMLIEEEKNLVTVISGIVDNFETISEHSEKKERELHQLMEGIYKLSSMAAESVKEEQKNNLQGELQLLRVENENLQREKQELVHDIKEMTHHLIHFIASSDIDQIRKLPYFVKECKQDLHKLGLYNSQDGKIMVNRSGQVVTLPQ from the coding sequence ATGTATCACCACACAGCAATTAATGTATTAAGTCTTTTGAAAAATATGTCTGATAATAAAAAAAATGATATGCAATTAGAAACGGAATTTCAAAAAATAGAGAAGCAATTCCAAATTGGGTATGAAGAATTAATCGATCTATATAATAGAATGGTATTATTTCAAATAGATATAGAAAAAAATGGCGGTATGCTAGCATATGAAAAATCAAATATTACATGGTTAAAGTCTGAACTTGAGCTATTGTATGAAGTGTATCAGTTTTGTCAGCGTCATGGTTTAAACATAGCTAATATTTCGAAGTTTGTTAGTAAAAAAGAGTTAAACATTTTCCAAAAAACAGAAAGTCAATTACAAAATACGTATTACAAATTAAAAAAACAAGAACTACCATTTGAAAATATCGAAAAGCAAAAACCGGGGCGAAAACGTAAGTATATGCCGGTGAACGAATTAACACCGTTGGTGAAACAAGAAACTAAACCTAACATACAGCAAGAAATGCTGATTGAAGAAGAGAAAAATCTCGTGACAGTCATATCAGGGATTGTGGATAACTTTGAAACAATTAGTGAACATAGTGAAAAGAAGGAACGTGAACTTCACCAATTGATGGAAGGTATTTATAAGCTTTCTAGTATGGCTGCAGAGAGTGTAAAAGAGGAACAAAAAAATAATTTACAAGGTGAATTACAGCTACTACGGGTTGAAAATGAAAATTTACAGCGTGAAAAGCAAGAACTTGTTCATGATATAAAAGAAATGACACATCACCTTATTCATTTTATTGCGAGCTCTGATATTGATCAAATTCGTAAATTACCGTATTTCGTAAAAGAATGTAAACAAGATTTACATAAATTAGGTTTGTATAATTCACAAGACGGTAAAATAATGGTTAATCGTAGTGGACAAGTGGTAACACTCCCACAATAA
- a CDS encoding flagellin produces MRINTNINSMRTQEYMRQNQAKMSNAMDRLSSGKRINNASDDAAGLAIATRMRARESGLGVAANNTQDGMSLIRTADSALNSVSNILLRMRDIANQSTNGTNTDDNQKALDKEFAALKEQIDYISKNTEFNDKKLLNGDNKSIAIQTLDNADTTKQININLADSSTKALNIDKLSIEGNGNKTITITTEQLTAAKTEIDAAKDAASTGLGGLKAGATGPPVVIASTPEEIKTAVDNFKTAFDKVKGFMADTDVKAVEDKIKAYEEAPDLTKAQAIGTTFAPATMIKAGDITKSSPNASDAIKSIDAALDTIASNRATLGATLNRLDFNVNNLKSQASSMASAASQIEDADMAKEMSEMTKFKILNEAGISMLSQANQTPQMVSKLLQ; encoded by the coding sequence ATGAGAATTAATACAAACATTAATAGCATGCGTACGCAAGAGTACATGCGCCAAAACCAAGCAAAAATGAGCAACGCTATGGACCGTTTATCAAGCGGTAAACGTATCAACAACGCTTCTGACGATGCAGCAGGTCTTGCAATCGCAACTCGTATGCGTGCTCGTGAAAGCGGGTTGGGTGTTGCCGCTAACAATACACAAGACGGTATGTCTTTAATCCGTACAGCCGACTCAGCTTTAAACTCTGTATCTAACATCTTACTTCGTATGCGTGACATCGCTAACCAATCAACGAACGGTACGAACACTGACGATAACCAAAAAGCATTAGATAAAGAATTTGCTGCATTAAAAGAACAAATCGATTATATTTCTAAAAACACAGAGTTTAACGATAAGAAATTATTGAATGGCGATAACAAATCTATTGCTATTCAAACTCTAGATAACGCTGATACAACGAAACAAATCAATATTAATCTAGCTGATTCATCTACTAAAGCATTAAATATTGATAAATTATCTATTGAGGGAAATGGCAATAAAACAATTACAATTACAACTGAACAACTTACAGCAGCTAAAACAGAAATTGATGCTGCAAAAGATGCAGCATCAACTGGATTAGGTGGATTAAAAGCAGGTGCGACAGGACCTCCTGTTGTAATTGCATCAACTCCTGAAGAAATTAAGACTGCAGTTGATAACTTTAAAACAGCATTTGACAAAGTTAAAGGTTTCATGGCTGACACAGATGTTAAGGCTGTTGAAGATAAAATTAAAGCATATGAAGAAGCTCCGGATCTTACAAAGGCTCAAGCAATCGGTACTACTTTTGCACCTGCTACAATGATTAAAGCAGGTGATATTACAAAATCTTCACCAAACGCTTCTGATGCAATTAAATCAATTGATGCTGCATTAGATACAATTGCTTCTAACCGTGCAACTCTAGGTGCTACATTAAACCGTCTAGACTTTAACGTAAATAACCTTAAGAGCCAAGCATCAAGCATGGCTTCAGCTGCTTCTCAAATCGAAGACGCTGACATGGCGAAAGAAATGTCTGAAATGACTAAGTTCAAAATCTTGAACGAAGCTGGTATCAGCATGCTTTCTCAAGCGAACCAAACTCCACAAATGGTAAGTAAGTTATTACAGTAA
- a CDS encoding lytic transglycosylase domain-containing protein, with amino-acid sequence MVLLRKGDGRVIENIVKEVLLYKKRQIKQKLSNPQMVVSSSRFQEKLQGELVGDNIATMKSAKVEDVSKLGQSMSVGENNQPVEKSEKRQEEKEFLRRFPNMKNEHTDMWRITDKYNIQNIHYKNEEKYVDIIDRVSRTYRIPKILIRKMIEVESNFNPNTVSHAGAMGLMQLMPANVKELGVRNPFEPAENIEAGVKELSGYLKKNNGDLVLALASYNAGPGNVRKYGGVPPFQETQGYIRKILNIDVTK; translated from the coding sequence ATCGTTCTTTTACGAAAAGGTGATGGTAGAGTGATTGAAAATATAGTAAAAGAAGTTCTTTTATATAAAAAAAGACAAATAAAACAAAAGTTAAGTAATCCACAAATGGTTGTTAGCAGTAGTCGTTTTCAAGAAAAGTTACAGGGGGAATTAGTTGGAGATAATATAGCTACTATGAAGTCTGCCAAAGTCGAAGATGTAAGCAAGCTCGGACAATCTATGAGTGTAGGAGAAAATAATCAGCCGGTGGAAAAGTCTGAGAAAAGGCAAGAAGAGAAAGAATTTTTACGACGTTTCCCAAATATGAAAAATGAGCATACAGATATGTGGAGAATAACTGATAAATATAATATTCAAAACATACATTATAAAAACGAAGAGAAATACGTGGATATTATTGATCGTGTAAGTCGTACATATAGAATTCCGAAAATATTAATTCGAAAAATGATCGAAGTTGAGTCGAATTTTAATCCAAACACTGTATCTCATGCTGGAGCAATGGGGTTAATGCAGCTTATGCCAGCAAATGTAAAGGAACTTGGTGTACGTAATCCTTTTGAACCAGCTGAAAATATTGAAGCCGGTGTGAAAGAGCTAAGTGGTTATTTAAAAAAGAATAATGGAGATCTCGTGTTGGCGCTTGCATCTTATAATGCTGGTCCTGGTAATGTGAGAAAGTACGGAGGTGTACCGCCGTTTCAAGAAACGCAAGGATATATTAGAAAAATATTAAATATCGACGTTACGAAATGA
- a CDS encoding flagellar motor switch protein FliN yields MKLQDDIPLTIYFEIGKTRKKIDDLLHITKGTLYRLENSTKNTVRLMLENEEIGTGKILTKNGKMYVEIVELKR; encoded by the coding sequence TTGAAATTACAAGATGATATTCCATTAACAATTTATTTTGAAATTGGAAAAACGAGAAAAAAAATTGACGATCTACTCCATATTACGAAAGGTACATTGTATCGTCTTGAAAATTCAACGAAAAATACGGTACGTCTTATGCTTGAAAATGAAGAGATTGGAACCGGAAAAATTTTAACGAAGAATGGGAAAATGTACGTCGAAATTGTTGAATTGAAGAGATAG
- the fliM gene encoding flagellar motor switch protein FliM produces MSGDKLSQEQIDALLRAVNEGEEMPAFAQEAGKQDKFQEYDFNRPEKFSVEHLRILQAIASTFGKQTSQSLAARMRIPIELEPSTVEQVPFTSEYVEKMPKDYYLYCVIDLGLPELGEIVIEIDLAFVIYIHECWLGGDSKRTFTMRRPLTAFEFLTLDNICSLLCKNLEQSFESVVAIKPKFVTTETDPNALKITTASDIISLLNVNMKTEFWNTTVRIGIPFLSVEEIMDKLTSENIVEHSSDKRKKYTSEVEVKVNQVYKSVHVAIGEKKMKIGELNQIEEGDILLLHTKVTDQLRGYVDGKHKFNCFIGKDGTRKALLFKTFIE; encoded by the coding sequence ATGAGTGGCGATAAATTAAGCCAAGAGCAAATTGATGCGCTGCTGAGGGCGGTGAATGAAGGTGAAGAAATGCCAGCTTTCGCACAGGAAGCAGGAAAGCAAGATAAATTTCAAGAGTATGATTTTAATAGACCGGAGAAGTTCAGTGTCGAACATTTACGTATCTTACAAGCGATTGCTTCTACTTTCGGAAAGCAGACATCTCAGTCACTAGCGGCGCGTATGCGTATCCCAATTGAACTAGAGCCCTCAACGGTGGAGCAAGTTCCGTTTACAAGTGAATACGTGGAGAAAATGCCGAAAGATTATTATTTATATTGCGTCATTGATCTAGGGTTACCAGAGCTTGGCGAAATTGTTATTGAGATTGATTTAGCATTTGTTATTTATATTCATGAATGCTGGCTTGGAGGGGATAGTAAACGTACTTTTACGATGCGTAGACCGCTGACGGCGTTTGAGTTTTTAACGCTTGATAATATATGCTCTCTTCTTTGTAAAAATTTAGAACAATCATTTGAAAGCGTTGTTGCGATTAAACCGAAGTTTGTTACGACGGAGACGGACCCGAATGCGCTGAAGATTACGACAGCGAGCGATATTATTTCATTGCTGAACGTAAATATGAAAACAGAGTTTTGGAATACGACGGTTCGTATTGGTATTCCGTTCTTATCTGTTGAAGAAATTATGGATAAGTTAACATCTGAAAATATTGTCGAACATTCTTCGGATAAGCGTAAAAAGTATACGTCTGAAGTAGAAGTGAAAGTAAATCAAGTGTATAAATCTGTTCACGTTGCGATTGGTGAAAAAAAGATGAAAATTGGTGAACTCAATCAAATTGAAGAAGGTGATATTCTTCTTCTTCATACGAAAGTGACGGATCAGTTACGAGGTTATGTTGATGGAAAGCATAAATTTAATTGTTTTATTGGGAAAGATGGAACGCGTAAGGCGCTCCTATTTAAAACTTTTATAGAGTAG
- the fliN gene encoding flagellar motor switch protein FliN, which translates to MKHEVSPVSLMGLEEFAGKRNEAGKAHIDTVSDISIELGVKLGKSSIQLGDVKQLKVGDVLEVEKNSGHKVDVYLSNMKVGIGEAIVMDEKFGIIISEIEADKKQVALMMAQKQSQMQDKE; encoded by the coding sequence ATGAAGCATGAAGTATCTCCTGTGTCATTAATGGGATTAGAAGAATTTGCAGGGAAGCGAAATGAAGCGGGTAAAGCACATATTGATACCGTTTCAGATATTTCGATTGAACTTGGCGTAAAGCTTGGGAAGTCATCGATTCAGCTTGGCGATGTGAAGCAGTTAAAAGTTGGCGATGTTCTTGAAGTGGAGAAAAATTCAGGCCATAAAGTGGATGTGTATTTAAGTAATATGAAAGTCGGTATTGGCGAAGCGATAGTAATGGATGAGAAGTTCGGCATTATTATTTCTGAAATCGAAGCTGATAAGAAACAAGTAGCGCTTATGATGGCGCAAAAGCAAAGTCAAATGCAAGATAAAGAGTAG
- a CDS encoding flagellar type III secretion system pore protein FliP: MRIKKQLSLVAVAIFIFLIIFVNPASAASNGFINFENGKEFTSNSSVQLFALVTLLSLSSSIVLLFTHFTYFMIVLGITRQGLGVMNLPPNQVLVGLALFLSLFTMQPVLGQLKSDVWDPMTKEKITVSQAAETTAPIMKDYMAKHTYKHDLKMMLKVRGEELPKDLKDLSLFTLVPSFTLTQIQKGLLTGMFIYLAFVFIDLIISTLLMYLGMMMVPPMILSLPFKILVFVYLGGYTKIVDIMFKTVA, from the coding sequence ATGAGAATAAAGAAACAGTTATCGTTAGTAGCAGTAGCTATTTTTATATTTTTAATTATTTTTGTAAATCCAGCGTCTGCCGCATCAAATGGCTTTATTAATTTTGAAAATGGGAAAGAGTTTACGAGTAATTCAAGTGTACAGCTATTTGCACTCGTTACCCTTCTATCATTATCTTCTTCTATCGTTCTTTTATTTACGCATTTTACTTATTTTATGATCGTTCTAGGGATTACTCGTCAAGGGCTTGGGGTAATGAATTTACCACCAAATCAAGTACTTGTTGGACTCGCTTTATTTTTATCACTATTTACGATGCAACCAGTACTTGGACAGTTAAAGAGTGATGTGTGGGATCCGATGACGAAAGAAAAAATAACAGTAAGTCAAGCTGCGGAGACGACAGCTCCTATTATGAAAGATTATATGGCGAAGCATACGTATAAGCATGATTTGAAGATGATGCTTAAGGTGCGAGGAGAAGAGTTACCGAAAGATTTGAAAGATCTTTCACTATTTACGCTCGTACCATCCTTTACGTTAACGCAAATTCAAAAAGGATTGCTGACGGGGATGTTCATTTATTTAGCGTTTGTATTTATTGATTTAATTATTAGTACACTTTTAATGTACCTTGGGATGATGATGGTACCACCGATGATTTTAAGCTTACCATTTAAAATACTCGTTTTCGTATATTTAGGTGGATATACAAAAATCGTCGATATTATGTTTAAAACGGTTGCCTGA
- a CDS encoding flagellar biosynthetic protein FliQ gives MNTSPIIDIFQTFFYKGVMILMPVAGVSMIVVMIIAVIMAMMQIQEQTLTFLPKMASIVLVIIILGPWMFQELTTLILELFDKIPSLLRSY, from the coding sequence ATGAATACGTCACCAATTATAGATATTTTTCAAACCTTTTTTTATAAAGGGGTTATGATTTTAATGCCGGTTGCCGGTGTAAGTATGATTGTCGTTATGATTATCGCTGTCATTATGGCGATGATGCAAATTCAAGAGCAAACGCTGACGTTTTTACCGAAAATGGCGAGTATTGTGCTTGTTATTATCATTTTAGGTCCGTGGATGTTTCAAGAGTTAACGACGCTTATTTTAGAGTTATTTGATAAAATTCCATCGCTATTGCGTTCGTACTAA
- a CDS encoding flagellar biosynthetic protein FliR: protein MNMELWVATFFAFCRIASFLYFLPFFSGRSIPAMAKVTFGLGLSITVADQIDVSHIKTVWDVVAYAGTQIVIGLSLSKIVEMLWNIPKMAGHILDFDIGLSQASLFDVNAGSQSTLLSTLFDMFFLIIFISLGGINYFVATILKSFQYTEAISKLLTTSFLDSLLATLLFAITSAVEIALPLMGSLFIINFVLILIAKNAPQLNIFMNAYVIKITCGILFIAVSVPMLGYVFKNMTDVLLGEYTKLFNFFLTK from the coding sequence ATGAATATGGAATTATGGGTGGCGACGTTTTTTGCGTTTTGTCGCATTGCATCATTTTTATATTTTTTACCGTTTTTTTCAGGACGATCTATTCCGGCGATGGCAAAGGTTACATTTGGACTCGGTCTTTCGATTACAGTGGCAGATCAAATTGATGTTTCACATATAAAAACAGTTTGGGATGTAGTAGCTTATGCAGGAACGCAAATTGTAATTGGATTATCACTTTCAAAAATTGTAGAGATGCTGTGGAATATTCCAAAAATGGCAGGACATATTTTGGACTTTGATATCGGTTTATCGCAGGCAAGTTTATTTGATGTAAATGCAGGGTCACAGTCTACTTTGCTATCAACACTGTTTGATATGTTCTTTCTCATTATTTTTATTTCACTTGGCGGCATTAATTATTTCGTTGCTACGATTTTAAAGTCGTTTCAATATACAGAGGCGATTTCAAAATTGTTGACGACTAGCTTTTTAGATAGTCTACTTGCAACGTTATTATTTGCGATTACATCAGCGGTTGAAATTGCTTTGCCACTTATGGGCAGCTTATTCATCATTAACTTTGTCCTTATTTTAATTGCAAAAAATGCACCGCAATTAAACATTTTTATGAATGCGTACGTGATCAAAATTACGTGTGGTATTTTGTTTATTGCGGTGAGCGTACCAATGCTCGGTTATGTGTTTAAAAATATGACAGATGTATTACTGGGAGAGTATACGAAACTATTTAACTTTTTCTTAACGAAGTAG
- the flhB gene encoding flagellar type III secretion system protein FlhB gives MAKDNKTEKATPQKRKKSREEGNIARSKDLNNLFSILVLAVVVYFFGDWLGYEIANSVAVLFDQIGKNSDATEYFYLMGILLLKVSAPILILVYAFHLFNYMIQVGFLFSSKVIKPKASRINPKNYFTRLFSRKSLVDILKSLFYMGLIGYVAYVLFKKNLEKIVSMIGFNWTASLTEIIRQIKFIFLAILIILIVLSIIDFIYQKWEYEQDIKMKKEEVKREYKDNEGDPQVKGKRKNFMHAILQGTIAKKMDGATFIVNNPTHISVVLRYNKHVDAAPIVVAKGEDELALYIRTLAREQEIPMVENRPLARSLYYQVEEDEAIPEDLYVAVIEVMRYLIQMNQLEV, from the coding sequence ATGGCAAAGGATAATAAAACAGAAAAGGCCACCCCGCAGAAGCGTAAAAAATCGCGTGAAGAAGGGAATATCGCCCGGAGTAAAGATTTAAATAATTTATTTTCTATTCTCGTATTAGCGGTGGTCGTTTACTTCTTTGGAGATTGGCTCGGTTATGAGATTGCGAATTCCGTAGCGGTGCTGTTTGATCAAATTGGAAAAAATTCAGATGCGACCGAATATTTTTATTTAATGGGCATATTACTGCTAAAAGTATCGGCTCCAATATTAATACTCGTATACGCCTTTCATTTATTCAATTATATGATTCAAGTCGGTTTTTTATTTTCTTCTAAAGTAATTAAGCCGAAAGCATCACGTATTAATCCGAAAAACTACTTTACGAGATTGTTTAGTCGTAAAAGTTTAGTAGATATTTTGAAATCACTGTTTTATATGGGATTAATCGGCTATGTTGCGTACGTTCTCTTTAAAAAGAATTTAGAAAAAATCGTTAGTATGATTGGATTTAACTGGACAGCGTCACTTACTGAAATTATTAGGCAAATTAAATTTATCTTTCTAGCTATTTTAATTATTTTAATCGTTCTTTCTATTATTGATTTCATTTATCAAAAATGGGAGTACGAACAAGATATTAAGATGAAAAAAGAAGAGGTAAAAAGGGAGTATAAAGATAATGAAGGGGACCCACAAGTAAAAGGGAAACGAAAAAACTTTATGCATGCCATCTTGCAAGGAACAATTGCGAAGAAGATGGATGGGGCAACATTTATTGTAAACAACCCAACGCATATCTCGGTTGTACTTCGTTACAATAAACACGTTGATGCGGCGCCAATTGTCGTAGCGAAAGGGGAAGATGAGCTCGCATTATATATACGAACGCTCGCCCGTGAACAAGAAATACCAATGGTGGAAAACCGTCCGCTCGCTCGTTCTTTATATTATCAAGTCGAGGAAGACGAGGCGATTCCAGAAGATTTATACGTAGCTGTAATTGAAGTTATGCGCTATTTAATTCAAATGAACCAACTTGAAGTATAA